The following are encoded together in the Phaseolus vulgaris cultivar G19833 chromosome 9, P. vulgaris v2.0, whole genome shotgun sequence genome:
- the LOC137822722 gene encoding protein EXECUTER 2, chloroplastic, producing MVAAGVSQAISISISTATRTPSFFESRAKKPSSSFLGLFHSPQPNLSLSARRNRYNTTHCCRCTLNSDDTYLNWDWNRWCRYFSEIEQAENFASVLKFQLDDAVEKEDFEEAIKLKRALLEATSKDTVAEIMDQLKSAIDDERYHDASRLCKCTGSGLVGWWVGYSKTSDDPFGRIIHISPGMGKFIGKSFSPRQLMTASTGTPIFEIYVVKNADDTYHMQVVYLRQAKGKSKRNPQSISAKGPSKPEVDNVSSVEVKEDEEKVERNDEKVERNDEKNSNIEAVTEEGIKSVINFLKEKIPGLKIKVMNVNVEEESAENNDSIQQLMEEDSNKTGSGENHQEEVDNLDEPDGVTLDRDGDATEEEKDLEMKLFIGGVVHNNEDTPVKDEFIRLPAVIKNMEKDSFVFNFASKNLDYGIKEDKASNIKVAALAAQGVSELMPPDVANAFWSSDKVSSKISKSMRDIVRVAMSQAHKRTRLSGDTYFNRIICSRGDSDPFDGLYVGAFGPYGMEIVHLRRKFGHWNEVNSENNTSDVGFFEYVEAVKLTGDLNVPAGQVTFRAKIGRGNRNTNRGMYPDDLGVVASYKGQGRIADYGFRNPKWVDGELLQLNGKGMGPYMKGADLGFLYVVPEQSFLVLFHRLKLPE from the exons ATGGTGGCGGCTGGCGTGTCTCAGGCCATCTCCATCTCCATCTCCACCGCCACCAGAACCCCCTCTTTCTTCGAATCTCGCGCCAAAAAACCATCCTCTTCTTTTTTGGGCCTGTTCCACTCTCCCCAGCCCAATCTCTCCCTCTCCGCCAGAAGGAACCGCTACAACACCACCCACTGTTGCCGCTGCACCCTCAATTCCGACGACACCTACCTCAATTGGGATTGGAACCGATGGTGCCGCTATTTCTCTGAAATCGAACAGGCCGAGAATTTTGCCTCTGTCCTTAAG TTTCAACTTGATGATGCTGTTGAGAAGGAGGACTTTGAAGAGGCCATTAAGTTGAAGAGGGCTCTATTGGAAGCAACGTCCAAGGACACTGTTGCTGAAATTATGGATCAGTTGAAG AGTGCTATAGATGATGAACGATATCATGATGCTTCAAGATTATGTAAATGCACTGGAAGTGGACTG GTGGGCTGGTGGGTAGGCTACTCAAAAACCTCAGATGACCCCTTTGGTAGAATTATACATATAAGTCCTGGTATGGGTAAATTCATTGGCAAGAGTTTCAGTCCAAG ACAGTTAATGACAGCATCTACTGGAACTccaatttttgaaatttatgtGGTAAAAAATGCTGATGACACGTATCATATGCAG GTAGTGTATTTGCGACAAGCCAAaggaaagtcaaagagaaaCCCTCAATCTATATCTGCTAAAGGCCCGTCCAAACCTGAGGTGGATAATGTATCTTCAGTTGAGGTGAAGGAAGATGAAGAGAAGGTTGAGAGAAATGATGAGAAGGTTGAGAGAAATGATGAGAAAAACAGTAATATCGAGGCAGTAACTGAAGAGGGCATTAAAAGTGTCATAaattttcttaaagaaaaaattcCAGGATTAAAAATCAAAGTTATGAATGTTAATGTTGAAGAGGAATCAGCAGAGAACAATGATTCTATTCAGCAATTGATGGAGGAAGATAGTAATAAAACTGGCTCTGGTGAGAATCACCAAGAGGAAGTTGATAACCTCGATGAACCTGATGGGGTCACTCTAGACAGAGATGGAGATGCcacagaagaagaaaaggatttGGAAATGAAGCTTTTTATTGGTGGGGTTGTACACAACAATGAGGATACTCCTGTCAAGGATGAATTTATACGTCTTCCAgctgtaataaaaaatatggaaaaGGATTCTTTTGTcttcaattttgctagcaaaaATCTAGACTATGGCATCAAAGAAGATAAAGCTTCCAATATCAAGGTGGCTGCTTTAGCAGCGCAAGGAGTCTCGGAGCTTATGCCTCCTGATGTTGCTAATGCATTTTGGAGTTCCGACAAAGTCTCTTCCAAG ATCTCCAAAAGCATGCGTGATATTGTCAGAGTTGCTATGAGTCAAGCACATAAAAGAACTAGATTATCTGGGGATACATATTTTAACCGGATTATCTGTTCAAGAGGGGATTCTGATCCTTTTGATG GGCTCTATGTTGGTGCATTTGGCCCTTATGGCATGGAAATAGTTCATTTGAGGCGAAAATTTGGACATTGGAATGAAGTGAACAGTGAAAATAACACTTCAGACGTTGGATTCTTTGAATATGTGGAGGCTGTGAAGTTAACTGGGGATCTTAATGTTCCTGCTGGCCAG GTGACATTCCGTGCTAAAATTGGCAGAGGCAATCGCAACACCAATCGTGGGATGTATCCTGATGATTTAGGAGTG GTTGCTAGTTATAAAGGGCAGGGGAGAATAGCTGACTATGGTTTTCGAAATCCAAAATGGGTCGATGGGGAACTGCTCCAACTTAATGGCAAG GGCATGGGACCATACATGAAAGGTGCAGAC